One Candidatus Thioglobus autotrophicus genomic window, TGATTAAAGCGGGTGATTATTTAATTGTACCTATTGCTAAAAAAGGTGCTAAAGCCTATTCATCATCAGAATCTGAGCGAGAAAAATCTCGTTTAAATGCGAATAAAGCGGGACGCAAAGTTATTCACCTTGTTAAAGCGGGAGATAGTTTATGGTCAATTTCTAGGCAATATCAAGTTAGTATTAATCAACTTATTAAATGGAACCATATTAAGCGCTCAGAGCCTTTAAAATTAGGCAAAAAATTAGTGCTTTGGCAAGCTAACGTTGCATCAAATAAAGATTTATCGTCGGTTACTTCACTGGGTATTGATATTGATAGAAAAGTGGTTTACCGGGTAAAAAGTGGCGATAATTTATCAGTTATTGCGCTTAAGTTTGGAGTGAGTGTTAAACAGATTAAACACTGGAATCAGCTTAGTAATAAACCCCTGCAGCCAGGCCAAAGACTAACTATTATGGTTAATGTTATTAATTCAAAAATGAAATAAATATTATGAATATACTTCCTATCAATAAAATTATCTTAGCCAGTTTTGCCTTTGCGCTTACGCATTGGAAAAAGATTGCTGAAATCTCGATTCTTCCAGTGGCTATTTCACTGCCATTATTAATGATATTGCCGCAAATGCTTGAGTTGATGGAAATGGTCTTTCAAGGCGGGGATCTGAGCGAGGTGATATTGCCAGACAATACCCCTATATATTTGCTGTTTTTTTTATATGGCTACATCATGTTGTCAGTTAATATGTATCGTTTGGTTGTATTGGGTGAGCAGAGCGTTGTGGCTTTATCGCCAATTTTTAATATTCGTCAAATTTTTAGATTTATTGGTTTAACGCTTTTTATTGGGTTTGTGACTACGGTGCCTGTTATGCTGACAGGTATTGGCTTTTTACAACTAATTATTTATTTTTTAATTATGCCAATTACCCTTAATTTTATTAATATTGCCACTAACCAGCCTTCAAAATATAAATGGCAATTAAGTTTTGCTTCTCAGACTAATTTGTTTTTATTGCAAGCTATTATTCCTGCTTTAATTGGTATGATTTTCACAGCATTGTTTAATGCTGTAGGTTTGCCAGAGGCTTTTGGGTGGGGAGTTAAGATAATTCTCTTTTACTGGGGCTTGGTTAATTTGGCATTATGTTATCAATTAATTCAAAAGGCTAATACTTCAGCGTAAAGCCTTTTGGATAGCGCATATCATAAGTCATCTTATGTAGTTTTTTGAGGGATATTTTCTGTCTCAATTTTTGATAAATTTTAATAAAGTTTTTTAGTCGTTGTTGCTGATTGTTGTAGCCAAGGATAACCGTCATGTTTGGCTTAATGGTTAAACGATCAATATTACTTCTTGCTAAAGAAAGAATTTTCATCTCTGCCAAGATGGTTTGATAGGTACGATAATCTTTAAAAAGTGCAGTACTTTGCTCTGGGCTGTGATTAGATTTAAGTAGTGCTAGAGGCTCGCTTTCTTGAGAATTAGACTGATAGGATAAGTTTTTAGGCGTAATTAACACACCTTCGGTGGTGATATAGCCTTGGCATTTTTTTGATTCAGTGGTTTGATTGCAAGCAATATTCTGCCAATGAGTAGCAATCTGGTGTGTGGTTATATTGATCCCAATAGCATCCCAAAACAAGCGTTTTACTTGGGCGTATTGCACCCAAGGGTGCCGCTCTAATACGTATTTAATTTCATGTAAATCGAGTTGGTAAGCCTCATTGATTAATGACTTTATTTGTTGTTCGAGTGCTTCTATATTAACGAGATCGCTGCGATC contains:
- a CDS encoding cell division protein FtsQ/DivIB translates to MAIIGWSATHYNPRELLKVDINWTIDRSDLVNIEALEQQIKSLINEAYQLDLHEIKYVLERHPWVQYAQVKRLFWDAIGINITTHQIATHWQNIACNQTTESKKCQGYITTEGVLITPKNLSYQSNSQESEPLALLKSNHSPEQSTALFKDYRTYQTILAEMKILSLARSNIDRLTIKPNMTVILGYNNQQQRLKNFIKIYQKLRQKISLKKLHKMTYDMRYPKGFTLKY